The Colias croceus chromosome 6, ilColCroc2.1 genome contains the following window.
tgtcaatcggttcgtaaacaaaaaagttataaccatttaagtattcacggcgaacatttgctaaggcattctatttattgtacactgtacagtgtacgaTATAAGTTATTTGTTACAGTTATTCCTATAAATGTCCAGgtgatcatatcgaaagtccCCAAGGGTGGGGGGAGAGGGGTAAGCTGAAGTAGTAGGGGGGAAGGggtcaaattagaattatgttttttctaggtaaattttatacataaaatgtcctttaaattatgtcgattgtcgtattatatttttgactcCCGACGCAAAAAGATGGGTGATGAGTGTTTGACAACTATATGTGTATAATACATGTTTGTGCTACCGTAGCTCGCTAACAGGTAATCCgaatttgatgcggttttttttgttAGGCAGCATATTTTCAGACGCTGGTTCTTAGATAAAGTGTACTTATCAAAAtaggttcatccatttattatatctaggtatataggggtaaaagtgaaatgaaagtgaacgaccaaatgaaagtaacaataagtcaaattttatcaaaatcggttcatccatttatttgatataggtataaaagtggtaataaaaaaatgaattttgtcaaatatactcaagtgacatatcaaatgaaagggcatgacgtgtaaagtataattagacatatttaatcaaaatcggttcatccatttattatacctatatatgggtaaaagtgggaatgaaaaaaacgaatattgtcaaatatgaaagtgcataacgggtgaagtacagttagttatatttttatccaattcggttaatccatttattagattacagcggtaaaagtggaaatgaacaataatcgaatgtggtcaaataatatactccAGCGGGGCATATGAAAGGGCAAagtgtgaattacaattagtcatattttatcgaaatcggttcatccgtttattacatttagggcACTTTAGGGGCGACAGTGggtataaataaaccaaatggagcatcaaacgacaggatatgacgtgtacaatgtacatataggtacaattacgtatagatatggtttacatcaaaatcggttctgccatttactagggGTGGAAAGGAAAGGGTTAAAAATCTTTGAAAGAAGAGGAGATATGGGAGCGAGAGGATAGCcacaccctggaaattttgaactctactcaaagccacataggcctggcccttggaatttttttttcctaaatataccacttcttttgccactgtggtccattacaatttgGGCACGGTAACGGCCCAAatcaatatgatgtaggaatgtaatatggagGTACATTTGATAGTTCGgtctcgctcacttgaaaatattacatgaaaataagaaacagaagtttaaaaatttaaaaattaaaaaaaaatcccaaaGCAACGAAGATAAAggaataaatcatttttcaaacttcccgacgatcttaaaaattaagtaccattctaaaaaaatatttatagaggtatatatgatattatattatgataatgttggcatggcagccccgacgacttggttttttttataaatatttaaaatggtatttatttttaaagatcgtcgggaagtttgtgaaattatttattcctttttctatgcacttttcttcgttgcgttgggtttttttttatttaatttttattgcacggtctaaacggtttagttactacaggcgtgagacaggaaagatctgatttggatttggtgctggatttgataagaactgagtatcgattaagctgatcagttgctgcacgatacattgttaataacatccatacaaggaaGGAAGAAATTTGCTCGCCTCCCCCCTggtgcttaaaaataatatgacataatgtaaaagaaatacatacatagaaaattaataaggcatttatttttttattttttagcacagttcggtaataaattttactatcagttcttttaattatttatggtagcacgtgtttactcaataattaagttaattagtaactactatgcagtcactattccacgcggacgaagtcgcgggcacagctagtagtttaatatcatttgattattatgaacctacttgttttaatttactccttaaataaagttttgctaattaaataagaaatgGTTTTAATAGTAGATAAAATTGCTTATTCTttcagataaataaaaatgaatattaaatgaatGTATTTAGTATGTATCTGATTATAATTAGAATTCGTCCAGTAGTTATTgtaaaagtaattataattcttCCAGCCATTGCCGTCGAGACATTTAATGCAACATCCTTCACAGCACTAAGATCGATATCATCTAAACTAGCCAAAAGCGATGAATTGGGTatgtaaaaaagtttattataaaacatatcaTAATACgttatataatgtaaaatatatattttaataagctaaagagcttgtttgtttgattttttgaacgcgttaatctttGTAACTACGGGTCCGATATATCGAGAAAGACTATTGTCATCGTTGGCCTATTGAATCTAtggtaaattattgtatatacAGTTACATTTGATAGTGattaaacttataattttgttttcaacAAACACACTTCAAAGGCACTTCTGAACCATCATGTAACcagaatatttgtttttagaGCAAGTTTTCCATAGTCTGGCACTAGATGGcattataagtacctaaaaaattaatctttgtTTTCCAGGGAAAAACATTTCTATCTTCAATCTATTAGAAGTGGTGACGTCAATGGTATTCGGGCCAGCGTATTCAATGATTTACATGATGACGCTAAAAGTTGATGTCTCTATTGTGTATTATGTCAGCACTGTGCTAACATTTCCAGCAATATCTATATTTGTGTGAGTATGGAAAAAccgttttatataataactagctttccgcccgcggcttcgcccgctttgtctaaaacctaataaattatatactaaaaccttcctcttgaatcactctatctattaaaaaaaaaccgcatccaaatccgttgcgtagttttaaagatttaagcatacaaagggacataggtccagagaaagcgactttgttttatactatgtagtgatgtatgTTAAATAGTTCTGTGTAAATCTAGGAACCTACTTTTTAAAGAAACCGATATTCTTGAGACTGTAGGTAAACCTACAATAAGGTAGCATTTTTTGTGTAGTACTCAAAGTATTAAAAAGTCTATCACTACTTATTTCAATAAAGTCCTCCACTATGTCTGTCTGTTCGCATTTAACACAAAAATGACTGCACCGATTTTCATTCCGTTTTCAACAATGGAGCGTGGTTGTCGCATAAAGTTTTAACAATAAGAATAttcaaaaacatatttattcataataggCCTCCCTATTATTACCattagagaaaaataatgattttaagtATCCCAGAGCGCAAAATGTAATTTACGtattaaactataataatgtttCGTGTGAAAATTTCTCACGTAACAACAACCAAAAAACTAACAATAATAAAGATGAAATCATACGGTCGGATTCTGCAAATGTCAAATTGCACCTAATTTTAACACGCGGCCACGCGCATCGGTTACCTAAATGGTCacctattttttaatcttCGTAAAAAAACATGACGGAATTTGGAGGCATTTGGGTTCTTTTTATATCATCTTTCCGGATGTAAGgctgtataatttatttcgttatATCCCTATCTTACATCTATTATAGTCTGGACATCACAAAACTTGTCACGAAATATATTGCATCGATTTGGAGGGaatatgaaaagaaaatagttgCAGACCCACAGGCAATCATAGGCCACATTTTTTCATAGATAACAAGCACAACACAGCAACAAAGcaccaatgacctattatactagtagacgcggcatacgccaacatcattgcactaaaaacagcgtaattaatacatacctacttactaacgcattatcaccaatacagttgttctctctttcactctcacgcacgagacataatacatgtctcactcatgtacttcgtaataacaactgccgattaaaatacaaaaagaacgtccagccacgacgctgactaagtgaaactcgggcacttacctgagttttttcttgccaaaattgagagcgggtaacgtatctagatttttttatatatcatagcaAAGCACGGGCCAAAGTagctactagttattattctgtgtaCTAGTAATTATTCTGTGACCAAAGCAAAattgacaaaatatataattttagctAAAAAACTATTCATTTCTCTTTCTAGGTGGTTTTATATTCAGAACAAGAAAGATATACGAAGACATAAAGCTGAGAATATTGAAGACAAATCAGCGAAATGTAAAGACGTAGCACCCGATTCTACAGAAAGGAAGGAATCTTTAATTGGAAGCATAGAAATTGCtgatagtaaaattatttaggaCTTTATGAGTGAGAGAAACCCACATTAAATCGAGTTAGCAATAACAAAGGTGTTTTATAAGATATTTCCTAGTTAATTTGTTATCAATTGACGGGCTTGAAATAAACaatgagatatacatatggagacgacaccgcctactcacttatgttccgctcaccaatggcttaactgcacgctaattttttatttgttttaaagtgaaacgcatcaaatatgccttcgtgtgtgttacgatattgcacaaataatacggaaaagtgcaaaggaataactttcatcggtaaatacctaactagataattattttaaaacttagttagagcaaaaaaatggcgcacagattttgttcgtggtgtctcttccatacgtagtaatattatctcaatggaaataaaaaatatattacataagtACTTTATGATCAATGTAAATCACTCTGTAGTGAGCTCTGTAAAAaggttatttatttgaattttaatcgTGGTTATGCCTACAATAATTACTATGTTTACCTTCCTttagtttgaaataatattatgttctagtATTAGTTGAGATTCCTCGATTTCGTTTGACAAGATATAaatttagtataaaaatattgtgatatgtaaaaaaatttgaTTGGTGAGCCTGATCTcaacactaaaaataatataaggaggtatataatatttcataggtttatagtaatttgatttgttacataattaaattattctagaatttatttagtttaaaaaatgaaaattgcgtgattttaaattataagcacagaatacataatagtagctaattATAAGGTAGAAAAATGTGTgaagattttacaaaaaaatattaatgtattttagattattatgtctataattattgttataaaaataaattatacgaaataataaacattttatagttATGCAAGCTGTATGCgatttatttagtataatataccttttccttattataaaaaaggaatCGTAAGGCTAATGTTAATCTacttactatataaaaataagtcgagttttccttcctgacgctataactccagaatgcacgaaccgatttccacggttttgcattcgttggaaaggtctcgggctccgtgaggtttatagcaaagaaaaggtgtctctgttcgcccggtttgctagtaatttataaattataagttcATTTTTAAATGGATTGCTCATTgcactaaataaaattaattactttgattattttttgtcgtattaaaatatatttacttaaaaaaactgtGTCAAATTCTACAAATCCATATTCTGGTCGTCAACCTTAATTCCATTTAACATCTTGTCAGTCATTGTACTACAATGTAACTTTTAAAATCTTAACACAAGCAAAGTTATTgtgataaaagtattaaaagtataagtatagaaaaataagATAAGAGAAACtacttttttgtatttactCGTGTGAGTTCTACCgcattgaataattaaattaattatttttgcgaAATAATGTActgtttgttattgttatttttgtgaaaagCGACAACAAACGGTATGTTGTTTTGAAaatcttataattttatctatttaatttttaaaaggccctttttataaatattaaacccAGAAAAACAATAcaccataaaatatgtaatcctTATGGTTTTGCTGGTTGTATGGCAGAAATCGCTTACATTATAAGACCGCACGTGACCGCACtctgtacatattttaacttgtatcgcttttattttgtaatcctgtatttttgtgtgcaataaagaatttttcattcattcattaattcatttaaaaaatgaaatattataatttatttgttatcatGTACTCACCGAGGAGGAGCGTACTATGTTTAGCAAACATTGGGTTTGTAAATTAAGCTGTAGAAATTaaagtatgtaggtaatagATAATTGTAATACTAACACTAGGATAAGATTTTACTAATACAATATGGGCTATGTGGCcggaaataaatcaattttatttattactagtgGTCGTAGTTGTAGTAGTTTCGCAAtgaaaggtagcctatgtcctttctcaaatttcaagcaaattggttcagtagtagtttaggcgtgattgagtaaacagacagacagagttactctcgcatttataatattagtatggattttatttatgttatgtttatCTAACTTTgacgtaggtaggtaatgcTAATGAAAATGtgtgtacaattttataacaattacttTTAATGATTAGTCTTgattagtaataaaaatagtgaCGCTAAGCATGAttggatattattatatcctaaAGTGTATTGTCTTAATCTTatcttacttaatattttatattatagttgcgaaagtttttgaattttgacgatgtatgtatgtatgtttgttgaTTTCTAcgcaaaaactactgaacggattttgataataCTCGGCAGTGATGTAGCTTACCATATAACACTTGAAATTTAGAAATACTTGCTTTTGCCCGCGAATTTGTCTGCGCGGCAcagcttataatattatatttttttgtttacatagTAACCTACCAACGTTAGTACAATTTTTTAACAGACTTAAATAGAAGGAGGATCTAAATATGGAGGGAATATCTGTTTCAAAATCTACTAAGTGAGATAGCAAgacattatatatatatatatatatatatataaatatatatattatttataaatgctaTGAACTTGTAAACCCATAAAATATCGGAAGCTTCAGCTACAAGGGAGCTTAAGCCTGACAATATCTTttgtttgtgttatttttgtaaagcTCAAACTTTTTGATTCAAATAATCTTTAACAATTgcataatttatgaataatgtttgtttttcaatTTCGCAATAGGCAACACTGTgaaatctttactaatattgttaagctgaagagtttgtttgtttgtttgaacacgctaatctcgggaactactggtccaatttgaaaaattttttcggtgttagatagttcatttatcgaggaaggttataggctatatatcaatgttatatatcatcacgctaagaccaacaagagcggagcaatgcgggtgaaaccgcggggaacagctagttaaaaataaaattctatttcCAACccttaattttatatctattcaTATGTATTTTCAGATGATttacaaacaatttaattttaaaattgagtaTTACGAGTAttgcttttttattaacatacaCGAAAGTTTATGTATATAAGTCATAGtgtatgttaaataataaatttcctTTTAGACCTCAAAAAGCCTACAATTATTATCTTcacaataatttgaaaattaataattatatttttactatcaTTAGATGTACTAACGTATTACgtcatctacactaatattataaagaggaaaactttgtttgtttgtttggtttattgtaatgaataggctcataaactactggaccgattttaaaaattctttcaccattcgaaagctacattatccacgagtaacataggctaggttttatccccgaaatcccacgggaacgggaactatgcgggtttttatttgaaaacgcgggcgaagccgcaggcggaaagctagtaattaatatactgACTTGCATTCAATACCAGCATCAATATGTATTGTTCACAACACTGAAAGTCTATTTtataatgcataatattatttgtgacTTTATCAGCTCATGGTCGATACAGTGGCTAAACAAACACCCTGTACAAATAGTAATTAGAAGtgttaaataatgataaaagttATATACAGCGTGTTTCAATATGCAATACACATTAATTTGTATgatgctaataataataaattataaatatttcagtacaattttcacacacggcacgatctgatcctaTACTatgctttcgcttgtgttatggaaaccagatgacTGATAAacgtacatatataattttaaataaatacttatatagataattaactcCCAGATACAAAGCAAatatctatgttcatcacacaaatatttgcactgagtgggaatcgaaccctgGCTTGGAAGACAGGGTCACtaagattatattataggCCTGGACATCTCTCGAGTTAAAGCAGCATAAAAGCATTTGACATGGCTTAGGTAAGTTGGCAGTTTTTGAGTAAAAtcgtaacaaacaaaaatcaaatatttttcataaataaaaagaaacaagatTTTGTTTGTCTATGGTTAATTGCTCTTTGAAAGAGGTTTCCCTAACACTTTTAGAATTTCAACACGACCTTTATTAAGCGAAATTTCGTGAAGAAATATCGAAACAACGATATCATTTCAGTCTATATGTGCTTCCATTAAACTAGGATATGTTGCTTATTTTCCGCACTGCAGAATCTAGATATTCTAGTACTTTCTCCAGAATCTTAGGTTGTACACTCGAAGACgtagaaatgaaataaaaactgaaatatattttttatgaacttCGAAATAATACGGTGAATAAGAAAATGGttaaagtatgtatttattatgctATCTGAATGCAAAACTAATATTCAGAGAAGTTCATgttagaattatttataataaatgcacAAATATGATCTTTGAACTGTTCTGATGGTATTttgaatacataatttttttttgcttctCTCAAGTTCTCtcataataagaataaaactTGCTATAATCCTTAATAACGAAAATCCCAAAACAACATACTTGGCATTAACGcgttgaagaaaaaaaaataagaagcaTCATGAATAGAACATcctattctaaaaataatgttatcgTAACATTTTGTTGGTATACTTTTATTACTATCGACGCAGATAACAAAGACAAAGAAAACGATAAATCTTCGACTCAGAGCGAAAACGTATCAAACGCTGTTGGCGTTTGTAGCGAAATTAATAAAGTCAAACAAGAGATCACTATGACAACCGTAAAACCACCACCAGAACCTGAAGAACAACTTCTAACCAAAAATAAACAGGGCATAGAAACTAAGAATGAAGCAGAAAACAAAACTTTCTTTGAAAAACTATTATACCTCAAATCCAACATATCAGTGGAACCTATTTTGGCAGGACTCGTTATTCCTTCAATGTTGTCCAAATTGGCGATACAGAATCTCAATTTAGATAAAGTTTGTCGTGTCAAAAATGACTATGGCGACGAAATATGTGATGCCCTTTTAGAAAAGAGAGGCAATTTAAGCTCCTACGAGGCAGAAGTACAGACAGTTATATCATCTATTGAAGCATGGAAGAGTGTGATACAAACGTCTTTACCGACAATCCTCGTCATATTTATGGGAGCTTGGAGTGACAGAACTGGAAATAGAAAGCTTTGCATTCTTCTGCCGTTGTTTGGGGagttttgtgtttgtttaaGCAATATATTTAGCACGTATTTCTTCAAGGAGATATCAGTGGAACTGACTATGTTCTTGGAAGCGTTCTTTCCATCTATTACAGGTGGATGGGTCATGGTGTATCTCGGTGTGTTTAGTTATATAAGTGACATCACAACCCCTGAGTCGCGGACTTTTCGTGTTGGTTTAGTCAATTTGTGTTTAACTGCTGGAATTCCAGTAGGCACAGCTCTGAGTGggattttattgaaaatttggGGATACTACGGTGTATTCACTATTTCgggcttcatttatttaataactttactATACGGATACATTTATTTGGAAAATAGGACAAAACCTGGAACTGAAAAGGTAtagtttagtattttttttttcttaaaatatgtgATAACAAATAAACCCCCATAATTAAGACCTATTTACtttgcatttttaataaataacaattataatttttatctttagTATCTTATTTACTAGCATTaagaagataataaaataattgtggaacgcaaaatatttactgagaaattatattgttttaaggTAAAGCCTTTTAAAATAACCGAAGTTTTTTCACTGGTAAAAGAAACAGCTGTTGTTGCATTTAAGAAAAGAGATGGGAATTTGCGAAAAAAGATTATTCTTACCCTTTCCGTTGTTGCTATTGTATATGGACCGAACCATGGTAAGTTTAATTTagctttatttttagaattgtAGGTAAGTGTGTATTGTGATAACAAAATCTAAAATTTGAAGAATCTGTATTGTCCATATCACCTCAATATTCCATATTACTTTAAACCTTAAAAGCTGTATCAAACGAGCTAGTAGAGCAccttacaaaatatttctagAACTAAAGTGTGTCACCATTTAGATAACcttcaatttaatttcttcGATACTTATTTAACTTTTCACTATTATCCCTATAACGAGCGTgatatctttataaaatatttgtatttgtttaacatttctctatttacaaatattattggCAGTGGAAGTATGAAAATTGCGTGAAACAATAACATTAGACACAACTAGTGCAGAGACACTACGAATTTCATTAAACATTCAATGTTCGCTGGCAAACTGAATTCAATGGATTTTTATTCAGTAATGTAAACTTGAATTTTGGACTCTGTGGCTATGTTATTAAGATGATTTTCATTTGACAGGCGAGAGAATAATCACCTACATGTTTGTGAGATATCGGCTGAAATGGGATGCTTTGAAATTCAGCCTCTATTCCACTTACAGCCTCATCACACATTCACTAGGTAAGCACGTTTCATAAATGAACTGATGTTTTTAATCGACTCGTTTACGTCCCTgtagtattatttaaaaaaacatggtCTATTTGCGCACTAGAAAATTTGATGGGAAACCCTATTTTTTATCTAACTACATCCTAGTAATTTATGTTGTAAAATAATGAGTGTCGCCTATGGTAAACAACTGTGTTAaccgtaaaataatattgaagagCGCATCAATTTTACCTGAtctagtacatattatttgagTTGATATTGTATGTAGATACAAAAAGACAAAATGTGCTTTTCAATAACATCAATATACAACTTATAAAACTCGCTGACTTTCagaaaacttaaaatttataaaaaaaaatatctaatataacttttttccatattcCAGGGGCTCTGTTTTCAATTAGTGTGTTCAGCAAACACTGGGGTTTCCACGACAGCATGTTATGTCTCATATCTATAGTCAGTAAATTAATTGGCTCAGTGTATCTCGCATTTGTTACGACTGATATGGAAATGTTTATGGGTGAGTAGAAGAGATACAATTGaatgataataacaaaaaataagaaatttacGGCCGGTTTCTGAATCCAGTACGATTTTTGAACCGAGGTTCGGCGTTCGTTCGGAAATTCAGCACTTAAAGatagtataattttttacgtAATACAAACAGTATTACGTAAAATGGATAACTAGTAGATAAACAAGATTTTGTAACAAATACTAAAATGTCTTCAAAAGTTCATAACTGGACAAAATTTGAATAGGAACAACCGGAATGCAgtagcttttaaataaaaaaatcaatatcgTTTCATCCAGTTGaaagttacaaaaaaatacagtcgTCAGAAGTCAGAATGTCGTTCAAAATGattttcatacaataattaGATTATGACAAGATAATCAAGCATTGGAATTTTGTGTCgatgaaaaaaatatccttTAAAATACGTCAACATTGtctcacaaataaataaagagatTACAATGTGTGGTGTAAATGCAATGCTATTAATCGTGATTGATTACGCTCATTATTGCATACTTATTGACAGTTAATACATTATTCAGTTTCTCTACAATTTTACATTGATTTTACAAATGCGTGGCTACGAATATGATGATTgtactacctacatatttttttgacaTGCCGATATAAATAACTGATAATCTCTACATCTAGTCATATCATTCGTTCAGTTTGTTGTGATTTAAAACAACAgaacaacaattattattattacaacatTTCTGTGACTATGTTTGTTCAATAGCAATTTCGGAGCCAAATCTGAAATGATTTGGACGGGACTTTAACTTGCattaagattattattatgtatatatattatacagcaTATATAAGTTACATTAAACAGGTGTGGAAAGCTGGTGCCTGTGGTAGGTGTAAACCTGTAATACAGGTCACCAGGTCTCCACCACTCGGATGAACagaacattataattaagacAAAGAAAGAAACTATGTAGcttaaaaatcaaattactttAGTTACATTAGCAAGAaagtataaaagaaaataatacaaaaaaaaaactaaaattaaacatgCATACTTTTATTGTTATAGTGAATCCATGATATATCTTCTTACAAATTGTATCTTCCTATTTCTTACAAAGTtccctaaaataaataaataaattataaattatctcGCGTTATAGTTCCAAACCAAAACCAATATATAAGCAGATCATATTCAAAGTACATCTAAATTCAAGGAATTCCTTTGATACGtgactaaatattttcatttattttcagtgCCAATAGTTGAAATTCTAAACGCAACAACGTTCACCTCTCTGAGGTCGATGGCTTCGAAGCTAGTTCGAGACGAAGAAATGGgtacgttttatttatatttaacttttattatatactgtaAAAGATTAGATGCTTAGAAGTAGCGGTTTATTTGATTTGGGATATTAAGATGAATCCTAAtccatgttttattaatacatttggAGTTAAGGGAAGGTTGAAATTGCTCCCGtaataaaatgcatttaacttttttattatatcttttaGTGCTTTGCTGCAAAGAGTTTTTGAGTCCCgagttaaatt
Protein-coding sequences here:
- the LOC123692231 gene encoding proton-coupled folate transporter-like, with translation MTTVKPPPEPEEQLLTKNKQGIETKNEAENKTFFEKLLYLKSNISVEPILAGLVIPSMLSKLAIQNLNLDKVCRVKNDYGDEICDALLEKRGNLSSYEAEVQTVISSIEAWKSVIQTSLPTILVIFMGAWSDRTGNRKLCILLPLFGEFCVCLSNIFSTYFFKEISVELTMFLEAFFPSITGGWVMVYLGVFSYISDITTPESRTFRVGLVNLCLTAGIPVGTALSGILLKIWGYYGVFTISGFIYLITLLYGYIYLENRTKPGTEKVKPFKITEVFSLVKETAVVAFKKRDGNLRKKIILTLSVVAIVYGPNHGERIITYMFVRYRLKWDALKFSLYSTYSLITHSLGALFSISVFSKHWGFHDSMLCLISIVSKLIGSVYLAFVTTDMEMFMVPIVEILNATTFTSLRSMASKLVRDEEMGKMNSLFSLVETLAALLFDPTYSILYARTISIFTGSVFIFSAVMSVPAIAILMWLFIQHRRERKEKRKEDTELNLKL